The genomic segment GAGGTGGACCGTTGCCGCCGCACCAACGGTCGCCGAGATGCAAAAACCGTGCCAGTTCCGGCTCGCTCGGGTGTTAGGTGACGGGCCCGGGCGGCGTCGTTTTTCAAAGGTCGGCGGGCGGGCGGTCGACCTGACCGTCGGTGATGATCCGTTGGACGAGGCTCCGCGGGATCTCCTCGAAAACGGAATCCGGCGCGGGCGGCTCATAGAACTCCGGGAGCAACCGTTTGGTTTCGTCGGCGGCGACGTAGAGCGGTTTAGCAACCAACTCCAGGGCTTCTGCCAGGCGGCGGGTGCCGACCTTGTTGACGAAGAGGTTGGTGGTCAGTTTGTCGGCGCCGCTAAGCGCCAGCTCGGCGCGGTTGACGGCGCCGAGGAGGTCGTCGTCGGCGACGAGCTCGGCGTTGAGGTCGGCCCGGCTGAGCTCTTTGGCCGCCCTCAATCCCTCGCCGCCGGGTCCCGAGTGCAGACAGAGGATCAGGACCGGTTCGAGAGCGGCAAGGAGTCGCAGCACCGTCGAAGAGCGGGAGATGGTGACGATGCGGCGTCCGCAACCGATGATCCGCCGGCCGCGGTCGTTGATTATGCTTTGCGCCAGGGAGGCTCGCTGACGTAGTTGGTTGAGCGCGGCGGCGGGGTCGGCGGCCTCCCGCAGCGTCCGCCCGAGGTTGAGCAGGGGGGCCATGTCCCGCCGACCGGCCAGCAGGCGACGGCCCAGCTCGGGCAGTTCGGCGGGCGGCAGGCGCTCGGCCACCAGCAGGGCTCGCTGGTAGAGTTCGGCGGCGCCGGAGCCGTCGTCGTTATCGATCCGTTCCAGCTCTGCGTCAAGCCAGCTCGACGGCGCCATCGCCCGCCTCCCGCTCCCGGGCCTCCCGGCGCAGGGCGCGCCAGCGGCTGAAGAGGATCAACAGCGCGCCGAGACCGGCGATCCAACCCCCGACGGCCAGGCCGAACCAGGCCCCGGTAACCCCGGCGACGCTGACACCCAGCCAGATGGCGCCGGGCTCCAGGGCCAGACGGTGGGCCACCGTGGGCAGCATGGCGTAAAAGCCCTGGTTCATGGCGTTGAAGTAGCCGTTGGTCAGCAGCACCAGGGCCACGCAGGGCAGAGCGGAGGCGGTGAAGAGGACCAGGGGGCGCCCCGCGGCGACGACGTCGGCCGATTCGCTGAACAGCCCCATCCAAAACTCGGGGAACAGGGCCAGCAGTCCGGCGATCCCCGCGGTGATCGATACCGTGATCCAGGTGGTGTCGATCGAGGTCTGCCGGGCGCGCCGGGGCATCCCGGCGGCGTGGCACTGGCCGATCATCACCATCGCCGCGTTGTTGAAACCGATGGCCGGCAGGTAGGCCAGGTTGAACAGGCGTTTGCCGACGCCGAAGGCCCCGACCACCGCCGTTCCCAAGGGGGTGATGATGTAGAGGATGACCTGCATCGCCACGGGCACCACGGTGCGCTGGATGAAGCCGGGCACGGCCAGACGCCACAAGCGACCGAAGACCTGCTTGTCCCACCCCCGGGAAGCGAGGCGCACCCGGATCGGCCCGCGCTTGGCCAGCAGGTGGATGAAGATCACCGCGAAGCCGATCACCCGGCTCAGCGCCGTGGCCAGGGCCGCCCCCGTGACGCCGAGACGGGGGAAGAACCAGATGCCGAAGATCAGCAGCGGGTCCAACACGGCGTTGATGCCCACGGTCAGCAGCAGGATGTAGAAGGGAAACTTGGTGTCCCCGGCGCCGCGGTACAGACCGGCGATGATCATCTGCCCCAGAATGGCCCAGACGCCCCAGTAGATGGTGGTGATGTAACCGTGGGCCCGCTCGACGACGCCGGCGGCCGCCCCCGTCGACGAGAGCAGGGGCCGGGCGATCGACAGCCCCAGCGGCATCAGCAGCAAAGTCAGGCCCAGCCAGGCCGCCAGGACGTAGAGCACGGTACGGTCGGAACGTTCCTGTTCGCCGCCGCCGATGTAGCGGGCCAGTACGGCGCTGGCCGCCGTGTTGGTCCCCGCGCCGGCGGTGATAATCAGAAAGTGCAAGGGGAAGCACAAGGCCACCGCCGCCAGGGCCTCCTTGCCCAACTGACCGACGAAGATCATGTCGACCACGCCCATCATCGAGTTGAGCAGCATCCCGCCGGCCATCGGCAGGGCCAGCTTGAACAACGT from the Candidatus Coatesbacteria bacterium genome contains:
- a CDS encoding MATE family efflux transporter; protein product: MTDKPRRPERARRPDLLGGPLRPTLFKLALPMAGGMLLNSMMGVVDMIFVGQLGKEALAAVALCFPLHFLIITAGAGTNTAASAVLARYIGGGEQERSDRTVLYVLAAWLGLTLLLMPLGLSIARPLLSSTGAAAGVVERAHGYITTIYWGVWAILGQMIIAGLYRGAGDTKFPFYILLLTVGINAVLDPLLIFGIWFFPRLGVTGAALATALSRVIGFAVIFIHLLAKRGPIRVRLASRGWDKQVFGRLWRLAVPGFIQRTVVPVAMQVILYIITPLGTAVVGAFGVGKRLFNLAYLPAIGFNNAAMVMIGQCHAAGMPRRARQTSIDTTWITVSITAGIAGLLALFPEFWMGLFSESADVVAAGRPLVLFTASALPCVALVLLTNGYFNAMNQGFYAMLPTVAHRLALEPGAIWLGVSVAGVTGAWFGLAVGGWIAGLGALLILFSRWRALRREAREREAGDGAVELA